In Oreochromis niloticus isolate F11D_XX linkage group LG12, O_niloticus_UMD_NMBU, whole genome shotgun sequence, the DNA window AAATATGTGGAGCAAGTTCAAGATTGCATATTAAAAGAATTAATGGTTTAAATTTACCATGCTTTTGCCATGACACTGAAGTtgcacattaatttaaaaaacaatgatAAACCAATGTTTGTTCTTCTCCAATTAATGTTCACATTCATGTTCTATAGCATATGCTGCATACCAGtctctacagcaggggtgtcaaactcaaatacacagtgggccaaaattcaaaactggaacaaagtcgcgggccaacattaatatttattgaaaaaaaatcttcctccagatataagaatgaatcttttcttatggactcaaacaagttttgctgaaaaactgaatatggaacaagcaaagcttaatactaaacaatatatatattagctaaatgtaattaggctgcgggccaaatttggcccgcgggccagagtttgacacctatgCTCTACAGCATACTGTCTGTACACAAGAAATCAACATAAAGCAGTTTATGTTAGAAGATATATACAATAAACATTACTACTGTGACTTGTTTATAGAGTGCACATGGCACAgtcataaattattttttttaatacagacTTTTGTGACTTTCACACCGCTTAGAATTAGTATGTAGCATATGTAGCACAACCCTCGGTAGGGTTTAAATCAATTTGATTTAAGAACTGAAGAATCCACTTGGAACTGCTTAGACTTTCACTCACGTtaataagttttatttttacattttcaaaattttacacacaaatacaaatctTTTCTACACATTCGGTTCAGTTTTTGACAGGTTTCCACAGGATATttcacagggaaaaaaacaaatccatTAAACTGAGCTTTATTATTAACCAAGCTGGGATTTTAATATCGAATGCCTGACTGATATTACATGGTTCTACATTTTAGTTATTACATTTAATGGCAACTACTACAAAATATTAGCAGGTAGCTCTCGACTTTTTATTGCAATAaataggaaaaaggaaaatgagaaTCCAACGTGCTAGGTGACAATCACAGCAATAAATTGCAATGGAGGGAGTGCAGATTACTGTGACCTAATTCTGACATGTTTTCCATTTATGGAAAGTAGGTGTGAAGTTTTACAAATGTTTTGTGTAGACGAAGCTTCAGAGTGGTCCATCATATACAAGATTGGAATTGAGTTCATGCAAAGTGGTTCTAAGATCATTATCACGTTTGTGATTTATGTGAGggagaaatgcaaaaataaatttcATAAGAGACATTttcaaatgtaacaaaaatCATTATGTTGCTCTGGGGctcatacattttaaattgtattgcaAGGAAACGTGTCGTGTGACACCCGTGTAAAATGTGTGTTGTTTAAAATTGTCTGTGCATATCTTAACATGAATGTTTAGTCTCATTCATTCAatttgtgtattgtttgtgtagatttattgtttaaacctaaaaaaaaagtgGCCATAAAccaacaaatgtgttttattacatttgttaTAATCAAATTATACAGATAATAAATATTTAGTAAGCTCCAAAAATGCTGATAGGCATGTATTGCCACACTGTTGAgatgagtttttttttaaaaaaatggtatattttttataattacTTAACTATAGAAAATATACTTTTCCAAGAACAATTGAATTACATTATTTTGTGATTAGTTTGGAGGCGATTAATTTTCTTAAAATATCAGTTTTAAGTGTCATTTGTGTAATCACAACTCAAAAGTGAATCATTAATGCACAAGAGTAGAGGCTTGAGTACATTTGGGTGAGATACCCCCCAATATTATAGAGAACTGAAAGTCTAACCTCCAGGTGTCTGctcaaataaacataaaatattcGTTTAATCAAAATTTCTCAATAAATGCTAAACGGGAGTAAGAATTGCTGCTGCTCCTACAGTATTGGTCTGGTTGTAGTGAAACTTGCCCACAGTGATCACCTAATAATGAGTCTTTATCCAAATTGTTCTTAAGgtcacatttgtcattttacagGCAATAACCTGTGACTGGTGATGGATTGTGATGAGCCAATACATCTTTGACATTCTGGTTTTTGtatgtaaaaatgtatatttaaaaaaaaaaaaaaaaaaaaaaatatatcaccTTTTCTGAGATGAACGAGCTAGTTCATACATGAACGAgttatgaaaaaatgaaatgtgtgGGAGCAAAATGCTACTTTAGACCGTAGAGAGCATTTAAGTTTCAGGAAGAGGGaaaatgaacaaacaatgaTTTTTCCATATTTTATTATGTCATCTCTGTTAACACATTTGAACTCTGCTACTACTgatctcgctctctctccctctgtctctctaatTGAGTGtataacccccccccaaaaaaaaacaacccatcaatttctttttaattttccacATGTAATTAGCCGTTTTACATGCGTAATGCATTAGTATTACCTATCTGTAAGTCCTTGCATTATGttacaaaaatgcattttaaaaatctaattaTAAACTTTACATCAGTAAAACACAACAATTAATGCTTTAAGTCTGAACCTTTTTTAATGATACCATCTTATAAAATATTCACTTGATTAGACTAGTGACAGGTTCATGTGCAGATTTGCTTGTCAGTTACAGCACAGTATGCCACCACTTTAGAAAATTGAATTGTGCGAATAATGTTGTGTTGTAATGACTTTAGAAACCTGGGTGCTTTTTTGTGTACATTCTTGATAAATCAAACGGACCACAATTTACCTTCCTGAggcatagaaaaaaaagaaaaacagcaactgTAAAGCCATCAAGCGACCATCTCTTTGCCAACAAACCTTGAGTGATTTTACTTTGATAAACCACACATTGAGCATTCATACTACTAATAATGTTTTGAAAGCTTGACGTGGCTCATTTAAACGAGTTGACTTAAAAGCAATTCAGTGATGCTGTACTCGGACACATCATGCTTTGAGCTAAAATCTGGTATAGTCTCGATCGAGTTCAGCATAACTTTGGTATTACTAATTACTACTAAACACAAATTACACCTGAggcttttgtttaattttgcaGGTATTAATTGGTAAACCACAGTATTAACCAAACTGAAATGTGGTTGAAAACCTGGGCATCACCAAAGCTATTTTTAAATATCTGCAGAAAATTTCACAACAATCCATTCACTAGTTGTCACTCAAAACCAAAAATGTCAGCCCCCAGATGACTGGAGATGAAACATCAGAGCACCATTATTCTCATGGATGTCTGGACCAAAAGTGCAAATCCAATGAGCACGTGTCAAACCGTTCTGCTGAATAAGGACAAACTTTCACCTGCTGTTGGTGCAAGTATAATTTATACTCAGTAGGTGAGGCCTTGAGTGTGCGCAGTACATTTAACAGGAGTCCATCCCGTAGCTGTCATAAAATTTTACTCTGGACCAGAGATGGTACATCTTATGGTTTTACAAATGTCTGTACCAACCATACATCCAACGAGAACAGCAAAAATATAGAATATTGACAGCTTTGATTCAACAGTAAGTAATGCTGAATGTCCGCTGTCACCTTATAATAGCATTTTTATATGATAAAAAGCTTTAGATTACAGCTGGTGGGGGGAAAGTATCTACATATCCACAACCAACTAGTTGTGGGCACACTCCCATTTCACTGTCCCCAGTCACATGAGGACTTTTTGCCTTCTGATTGACCCAGTCTATGTAGCCTTTAGCCCTAATAGAAGCATTAACTGAGTCACTGTGTTTCTCCAGGAAAACAGTGTTGTCACTATTCACTTCTTTCACCCTGCTGTAGTCATCGAGCACACCGCCTTCTTGCCCCTGTGTGTCCAGAGTATGGGGAACATTTTCTTTCTTCGTGATTAAAATATTGTCACTGTTCACCTCGTTCACTCGGCTGTAGTCTGCTTCCTGTGTGTGCTCATGTCTTGGAATATCCACATAACCGCTGATTCCAAAGGGTTGGATGATCTTCTCAGTAACACCTTTTAGCTGATTTGCTTTCTCATCATTCAAAACGTTTGTACTTGGGCATTTAGTAAGAAGCTGCGACGACTTGGTCTTCTCTGAACTCTCCTCTGAGGAAGACTCACTGTCTTTTAGAAAGCGATCCACTTCACTTGTCTCCTTAGATTGGACTTCTGAGTCTAATGTTATGGCAACTGGCagaatgaatattttatttttttccaatgGCAAATACGAGGTTTCTTTATCAGACACGATCAGGTAATCCTCATTCTGGTCCTTCCAGGGCATCACAACAGGAAATCTCTGGTTGAGAAGCATGGCATTAATGACATCTTCAGATCGGCCGCTCTGCAAAGGTTAATTGAGTACATTGTTATCAGCGCCTAAAcaatggggttttttgtgtgtgcatattcTAGAAGCAGAATGGAGAGGCACCTTGAGAAGTTGAACATCAACTCCTCTTATCTTTGGAGCCGGGACAGGGGGCAGAATATACTTCTTCACactgagaaagaaaacagtcaTGAGTAAAGTCTTCACATCTTGTCTTCATGTAAAACAGAGCAATTTAGACTTTATATCAGATACATACGTTTTTCTCTTCAGGATCAAGATAATCATTGCTACAAGCAACGGAATCAGAGAGAGGCTGAAAACCAGTATCCAAAAGGAATTGTCCGTGCGAGGAACTGAATTTTATAAAAAAGAgacacttttttaaattaatcttTAACTGTTAGCACTTGCCAATATGTTGTAAAGAAGGTATAAAGGCTTTTCGGGACTTACAGTTAGGTACTTTGACAAAGGTAGTGTTGGTCCACTCACTCCAGGCGCTATTGTCTATTGCACAGCGCACTTCGACCATGTACACCACCCCAAGTTCAATGttgtaaatggtaaaatgtgtttgtgtatctgACGTGTAATTctagaaagaaagaagaaaagaaaaatcacaaaacatttGACTTCTACTACTGTTAAGATCACCTTTGGACTAAAcaagagttaaaaataaattcgtttactttgaaataaaacaatttaaccATAAAAATTTATGGTTAAACTGCAGTATACTGATTTACTGATTAATCGTGTGTGACAGGTTACACCACAACTTTATTCTTCACATGACAGTAAAAGGTTGTTTAATGATTTCCTATTTGGGCTGGTGCAGTTCATTCCAGAGCCTGATTTCACTCTTGACTTAACAACATGGATAAATCATCTGACAGTGGAGATAATGGAGAGGTTAAGCTTTCACTGTGTAACTTTCTGTTTTTGGACAGAAAGCCTAaatggtaataataataataataataataataataataataataataataataataataatacttaattCACTTTATAACTTAgggtttaattttatttcacatttaattCTAAAATTTTATGTTGGTTTGATTTGTATATTTGTTAACAGGATTTGCATAAAATTGGTCTTGGTCAAACTTCAAAGTGAATACAACCAGGAAGCACACGCTGTGTCAGTTTGAAGGTTTTATATATcaagacataaaaaaaacccctagtCATTTCCAGGTTTTAAAACTGGGTAAACACAACCTCAGATACAGCAGCAGGTGACATATTACaccatgtcattatttatttaacaaaaactaagccaAAAGGCAGaggcagtgtgtgaaaaacctCAGTACACATGGTCATGCATAACTTGAAGCAATCATTTTCCGTATGACTTTATCAGGCTCTCACCTCATTGTGGAGGAACTTTGGCCCACTCCTCTTTATTGCATTGCTTAAGTTCACTGAGGTTTGCGATCATTTGTTTATGCGCAGCTCTCTTTTAAGGTACCGCCACAGGATTTCAGTCAGGTTAAGGTCTGAACTTTGACTggaccattgcaacaccttAATTCTTTTTAAGTTATTCTGTAGTAGATTTGCCACTGTGCTTGAGATTAATATGAATATGAAGTTTAACATAAAAATACATGATTTAGCAACATTTTTATATCtgaaaattttttttacatttagaaCTCCCCCTGAAAATGCATCCAAACAAATCACAGCTTGGCTGCCTTaggaaaacaaacgtaagtcTTTAAAAGTAATACTACAACTactatctccaaaagttgattctgttcatctggacgtagcgttttcagtgggagaaacgtttcgtcactcatccaagtgacttcttcagtctcagctgactgcaggtttccccaaatcttataaacagtacatttgtataatgactgaaactagcaccactgaaggaacaatgggctgggaggtcagttctaTGCAAAATCtaatgaccattgatcaacaaccactgatcactgaccatgagtaccattcacagagagttggggaatggctgcaatcacagcattgtaagatggcgaaagatgtaccctgaggccccctcctcgattcagagatggtctttcccttttcacgtaaatgccCTGCTTGACTTCCCACTCAAACCAGTGTTCCTCCCcatccaggatgtgtacatcctcatcactgAAAGAGTGCCCACTGGGCTCtgggtgtaaatagactgcagagtcctggcctgatgaggtggctcttctgtgttgtgccatctgcttcGCCAGAGGTTCTTTGGTTTCCccggcaatcctcctggcaatTAACAGCATATACTACATTACTCTGTGTTGGGGAACCCGATCCTtagggtggaccaatttttagtgcagcgtgttttggggtttaaaagccacagagactctgtttagaaaaaaaaatgcatctcatCTGTtgcgatactcctgacacatacgggatcactaTGGGTTTTTGCttaggcagcggttgtccttctctcctggataggctggagctttctttaggtgccttcccagctttgacaaatgtccagctgggaaAACCACATGTGGTTGCTGAGGTAACTGGGATAACGACATGTGGTTATCCAAgctgagtgatgaaacgtttctcccactaaaaatgctacgtccagatgaacagaatcagcttttggggatttacttaccaGGATCATTGAGCAGACAAGACTATTACTACTAATACTACTACCACCTCTACTGATAATACCAATTTTTAACTATTATTGTCTTTCAGTCATTTGGTCATTTCTGTCATTTCCTTATATAGTGGGGGAGGGTTAGCATGTAGATAGTATCCAAATAGCACGGAGAGTCTACAAAACTGTTTGTTCCAAACAATTCTAATTTACTAATATACGCACGGTGGTGAGAACAAAATAGGTCGGCATGCACGTTTCATTCATCCAATGGTAATTTTCCATAGGAACTCATTTTTTGGAATAAGGGAAGAACATTTCCATGCAAATATTAGTAAACGATGCTCGCTACCCTGTTGCATGACCTATTTTCTGCCACAATTTGGCTGCCAACCAGATCATATTTAACTTTAGAATACGTTGGTATACAGAGGGCTTATCTGTCCAAAAGCCACTGGGCCTTAGTGCATATAAGATTTTGACCTATCTTTACAAATACCAAATATCAAATTGAAACAAATGAAGAATTGGACACAATATACTACAAACTAGCATGTATTTAAAGTGTGACTGTTACATTCCTGGGCAAATGTCGGCCAAAATCTTAGAACAGAAACCCGCCCCCCGAAAACATTCATCAAATATTAGAGAAGCTCACCTTCCATATTTTGCTCTTTTCTAGTTTGATTCTCAGTTGATTCTTCAGAGTGACCCATCCTGACTTTGTGTCTATGTTAGACGGTGTGTGCCATTGGATGGTGAGGTGTGGATTGTCCCCTATGCTGACCACCAGTGTAACGTTTTCAGGTGCATAGGGCTTCACTGTTCAtcaacagagagaaacagagaccgTGATGCTGTTTATCAGATTCCATCTTAGTTCAGTATATATGCATGCCAACATTTGGTAAATAGCACTAAAAGCATAATAAAATTGAGTTTGATGACAATAGCATTACCTTTAGTTTGGTCACATACTGACATTTTaaacaaagctgaaaaaagtgattgcatttgttttgtcattttgtatGTCGGGGATGTGACATTACACAAGGTTCTTGGTGTCCAAGAGTTAACTCACAGTTTGTGGGTTTACTGTTATCAGGTAGGGCTGTTAAAGTGAGGCAAAAATCATAATCATAAATATTTTGGTCTCTAGCAAGCTTATTTAACAAAATTGCTTCCTGACTTCATCTCAGCCTATCATAACATCCTCTTCTGTTTCACCAGTCCTCTGCAcgccttcctcttcctcttcttgtcACTTTTTTTGCTCAGTGTGTGCACTATCCCTCCATCTCAACCTGGcctctttgtctccaaactgttCAACCTGAGCTCTCCCTCTGATTTCTGATCCTGTCCATCCAAATCACTCCCAATGAAGATATTAATATCTTCAAACCTTCCATGTACACTTAGGCTCttgtctttttaattttataagTGCTAGCATCTCCAAGGGGAGCACAgttaatgcatttattacttttaagcTGGACTATTGTAATCTTCCCTACTCCACTATTCAATAATAGAataggaggcagagccttcagctttcggGCCCCTCTTCTGGAACCAGCTCTCAGTTTGAATCTACTTTTAACATTAGgattaaaactttcctttttgataaagcatatagttagggctggatcaggtgacacAGAAAGCTCCCAATAGGTCTATTCAGCTACAaggtttcccatgatgcattgagtgtttcttcttcgcTCACTTCTTTTCTCTCGCTGTTTTTATACAAAAccctgcatttaatcattagttattattaatctcttgTTCTCTTATGAAGCATTTCTTTTGTCCATTCTCCctcccaaccggtcgcagcagactGCTGCCCCTCACTGTCCCTCGCTCTgttggagatttcttcctgttaaaagggacttTTTTTATTCCCACTATCACCACATGCTTTCTCATAaggggttgtctgattgttggggttatctctgtattattatagggtctttaccttacaatataaagtgccttgagttaattgttgttgtgattttgtgccatgtaaataaaactgaattgaacagaATAAACTGATTTAAACTCTAGTGcataaaatgtaattacaatTTAGCAAATAAAGAGTCCGATACTCTAAATTTTCTCGTGATACTCAATGGAAACCTACACCCATGATTTGTTTGCAGGCAAACATGTGAAACAACCAACCAGCAGACCAGTATTGCCTTCCCTACGGCCACACCTCTACCTTGGTTTGCAGCTGCCTTGTTCAGAAACCAGCATGCTGATCTGTGCTTCGTCTCATGCATGGGTGCTTGTAAAGTGTGTCTTCTGAGGCCAAAAAACCCTCCACAACTAATGCAGTGAAATTACTGTTTGCTTACAGGACGGGACTCAGCTACAGCTCTGCCTGTATAACCCCAACAAAAGGTGTGAAATTTGATGCTGGAGTATACAGACGTTTTGCTCTGTGCACAAACCAGTTCCACCTCATTCTGTTCAGGTTTTTATTTGTGGCTCATGTATGTCACTCAGTACTTTTCCATTCCTCACCAGGCTCAAGAAGGCAGTCTGACCAATAAAACTGTGGCAATCATTAGCTCAGTCCGTACAGATTTTTGTGTTGCTCCTGTTCTGACACAAATATATTTTGATCTGAGCAGAATAAGCTATGCTTGATTATtgttaacattttaaaagtttttaattctGAGTGAGAAAGTTTAAAGTGACCGTTAATCATTACCAGAAAATCCTAATTATATCGACAAGCTTCGGTGTTGTAAAAATAATAACCTATGGAGCTTAAGAAAGGTCAGCATGCTTTATAGTATAGTGCGCAGTTCATTTATAGACCAAAAGCCAAAAGAAATCATATGTTAAATGCTCATTACaacccaaaaaataaaaaattaacttTGAGGATATTTTTAGTACAAGAATTCTTTACAGAAATTAAATATGCtcatatttctatttttatttttaatggtttCTGTTTATCACACACCAATCAAAAATCATGTTTGATTTATATATTTCATGTAAATTCTCTAAAACTAGGAAAACTTACCAATGTCCATCAAGTCAAAAGTAAGGGGGTCTGAAGATGTATTCCCAAGGGCATTGGAGGCCTCCACAATCACAGTGTACTCGACCCAGATAGAGGTGTAGGTCTTGCTAAAGAAACAGGAGTGTGCTGTGTGGTAGTCTGGACACTGGCGTACAGTCTCCCTACTGCACGTAAACAAAACAAGAAGTTTATTAACCAGGTTTGGTCTAAACAATGCAGGGCGTTTTGCTTTTATACGTATATTCTATATTTTTACATAGAAGTGTCATAGAGTAACTCAGGGCTGTGGGCAGAAAATACATGTCATCACAGATCACTGCAATGTGACTTCAGTTGCATCACCTAAGAAATGAATAATTGGATTTTTTGCTGAGTTTCATGAGTCTGTAAACAAGTAGAAGCATTTCTACTATCATCATCTATGGGCTTAAACGTTGGGTGTATCTCACATACTCAACTTTGCCCAGTTTGGAATCAACCAATTAACCCAATGTCAGGTTAGGTTAGTTGGTGGTTCTaacttagcaaagaaaaaacGCTTAAAAGCATTATATAATATtctatataatataatataaaattcTTATTATTTATAAGTAAAGTAAAGACAACTACGGAAACCTAAATGATAATGAGCTGGTTAGCATGTAATTACATTACAGTCTTCGCTGGGATGACTAACGATTTGGAATGTGTAGCAAGTCAGGgcttcacaaaaacacaaacatccaTCTTCTCAGGACCATGACTCAGTTTTGTGACATTTCATTTGTGGAGATTCTTGAAATGCTAGTGCTAGCATTTAGCTAGAGAAGTGTGGGTAATTTGGGTCAGCCACATGTGCGCTGGTGTACTTGCACATCCATAAAGATTTGTGTTCAGCTCACAAGGGTGTGAAAAGAGACCCAGTAGTTTTCCACATATGCTTATCTAGCACCATGTACAGCTAAACAACACCTTTGCTACTTCTCAATGTGGGTGATAAAGAATTTGAAACTTCATGGAGTATCTGGTAGTGGGGTGAAGACAAATACAATATGCTGTGTTTAAAACTCTGATTTGATCTTAGCTGAGGATCCACAATCTCTACTGTGTTaaataacaagaaaacagaCTCGGTAGGTTGAACTGACCCTTCTGTCTTATAGTAGAGGCGATGCACAGTGGGCAgccctccaccagagcctggcGTCCACCAGCAGAAAAAAGTCTCCTTGTCGGGGGACCTGCAGCCAAGTTTGTCTGGTTTTCCTGGTTTAGACATGCCTGACAACACATGTGACAAAGAGGCATCAGCTTCCAATAACCAATATGATAAAAACCTTGGCACAGTCATTCAAAGGACAATATTCACTTATCTTAGTTAAGTGAACGTTGTCTCTTATCTTTGATAACTTATCTTAGTTTCATTCGCCCACCCAGAGTTTATTCATTTAAGCAACAGCAACTCAACCTGTGACCATTTCAAATGGCATTTTCTATAATGTTTATTTAGACATAAAACTCCACAGTTATTGGTGGGAAAATTAGTCAAAAACAGCTTAATAGGTTTCTTGATACTTAAGTGACAAAGCTAGAGAGgcaacccatatggaaaagaaatagcaaaaacttatatgatttactcatgaaagtggccactttcgcATTACTTTCATagattgttttagtaagtatccaaaacatacaagtttcatttatataagtTTTCAatggatcttatatctgttttcactcttgtatgcttttcatacaagtttcacacaagacagatacaaactttataagatttatatatatatatatatatatatatatatatatatatatatatatatatatatatatatatatatatatatatatatatatatatatatatatatatatatatatatatatatatatatatatatcttttccatatgggaaggTAGGGACAGTCAGTATATGGGACAAAGGTGAAGGTcccagagaggaggaaaagaagaagaccaCGGAGAAGATTAATGGATACAGTCAATGAAATGCATgtggttggtgtgacagaagaggacgTTGGGAACGGGTGAAATGCAGGCAGACCCATAAAAGGAGCAACTAAAAGAATAATATTAAGAAAAACCAATACTTAAATCTGTATATGACTGGGTCATTCTCGTGTTCAAGCAGAGGATATGGTGGTCTGGAATCTCAGTAAACTCTGTCATCATTAGACTGAAAAGGCACAAGATTGTTTCTCTAAATGGAGGACTGATTGATAGATGTGGGTtgagactgagaaaatgaaagagagGACAAATAAAATCAGAGCTGTTAGCCAACAGGAGCACAGTAGGTGGACATCCTGGGAGGCTGTTACCAAAGGGCTGTTATGAGAACACGTATGGTTGATGCCCCAAGCAAAGCTGTGCAGGATTATCAAGGCTATGTAGGAGGCCTAGAGGAGAGCTACCACCTTGCAGCACGTTTTCTGGAAGGAAGCAGTAACACAGACCTGATATGAGGGTCCTGTATAACCTAGCTGAAAGCAATAAGGCTGGAAGCAAATAGAGAGCCTGATAACATCACAGTGCCTGATCCTGTTTGTCAGGCAAAGAGGTGTGGCTCAGATTTGCAGTTGGAGGTGTTGGCAACTACTGTCGCTTGAAAGGAAATGGAACATGAGAGATGAGCTCCATACAAAATCAAACTTCCCACA includes these proteins:
- the prlrb gene encoding prolactin receptor b precursor (The RefSeq protein has 2 substitutions compared to this genomic sequence); amino-acid sequence: MVCARMVKHLRLPLLLLLLALAAECNSMSKPGKPDKLGCRSPDKETFFCWWTPGSGGGLPTVHRLYYKTEGRETVRQCPDYHTAHSCFFSKTYTSIWVEYTVIVEASNALGNTSSDPLTFDLMDIVKPYAPENVTLVVSIGDNPHLTIQWHTPSNIDTKSGWVTLKNQLRIKLEKSKIWKNYTSDTQTHFTIYNIELGVVYMVEVRCAIDNSAWSEWTNTTFVKVPNFPRTDNSFWILVFSLSLIPLLVAMIILILKRKTVKKYILPPVPGPKIRGVDVQLLKSGRSEDVINAMLLNQRFPVVMPWKDQNEDYLIVSDKETSYLPLEKNKIFILPVAITLDSEVQSKETSEVDRFLKDSESSSEESSEKTKSSQLLTKCPSTNVLNDEKANQLKGVTEKIIQPFGISGYVDIPRHEHTQEADYSRVNEVNSDNILITKKENVPHTLDTQGQEGGVLDDYSRVKEVNSDNTVFLEKHSDSVNASIRAKGYIDWVNQKAKSPHVTGHSEMGVCPQLVGCGYVDTFPPPAVI